DNA sequence from the Molothrus aeneus isolate 106 chromosome 24, BPBGC_Maene_1.0, whole genome shotgun sequence genome:
GTACTTGGATTGCCTTCCccctggggaggagagggaattGGGACGGAAGGGAAATTGAAATGGAGGAGGAGttggagaggagagggaattGAAATGGAGAGGGAATTGAAATGGAGAGGGAAGTGGAAAGAAGAGGGAATTGGAAAGGAGAGGGAATaggaaaggagagggaattGAAATGGAGAGGGAATTGAATTGGAGGGAATTGAAATGGAGAGGGAGTTGAAAAGGAGATGGAATTGCAAAGGAGAGGGTATTGAAGTGTAGAGGGAATTGGAATGGAAGGAAGTGGAAAGAGAGGGAGTTGAAATGGAGAAGGAATTGAAATGGGGAGGGAATTGGAAAGGAGAGGGAAttggaggaagagaaaggatgcaaaaggaagcaaatggaaaaaagtgaaggagaaggaaggacaaggaagaaaaaggaacaaaaattaaggaaaaggaaggagaaaggaaggaaaaggaaggaagaggaaagggaaggatggagaagaaaagggaagagaaaggaagaaaaaggaaagagaagaaggagaaaggatggagaaggaaggggaagcaggagaggaggaggcagggctgctccttaCCCAGCACGTAGATCTTGGTGCCCCTCAGGATGGAGGTGGCCGCGTAGCGGGGGGTGGGCATGGcagccagggacacccagatgTCCTTGAGCACATCATAGTGCTGCAGGAAGTTGTGGGGCCGCAGGTCCGAGCCCATCCCGCCTGCTGCGTACACCCTGTAGTCTGGATggggcaaaaaacccccaaatcccatgaAATTATTGGGATAATAAATTATTGTAGGGAAGCACGAGAAatccccctcccctgctgtgTTAACCTGTGATCTGGATGGGAAACACTTGCCTTTGGCTGCCTCTGAGATGCCCATGGCCACCTCGTGGAAGCTTTCCACAAtttattcttcttcttctatatcaaaacctGCTTCCACCTCTACTCCACCCTCAGCTTCTGCATTCAGAGACCTTCCTGCCATCTGCGAAACTTCCTTCCCaaactttccctctttcccacaCTTGCCTTTGGCCGCCACCGCGATGCCCATGGCCGCCTCACGGAGTGAGCTGTGCCTCAGGGAAGCTTTCCACAATCcattcttctatatcaaaacctGCTTCCACCTCTATTCCACTCTCAAGTTCTACATTCAGAGACCTTCCTTCCATCTGTGAAACTTCCCAAACTTTCCCATCTTTCCAACTTCCCAACACTTGCCTTTGGCCACCACCGAGATGCCCATGGCCACCTCAGGTAAGCTTTCCACAATCTATtattcttctatatcaaaatctccttccatctctattcctccCTCAACTTCTACATTCTGAGACCTTCCTGCCACCTGTGAAACATCCCaaactttccctctttcccacaCTTGCCTTTGGCCACCACCGCGATGCCCATGGCCGCCTCACGGAGCGGGCTGCGCTTTGGGGAAGCTTTCCACGATCCATTATTGTATATCAAAACCTGCTTCCACCCCTATTCCACCCTCAGGCTCTACATTCTGAGACCTTCCTGCCACCTGTGAAACCTCCCaaactttccctctttcccacaCTTGCCTTTGGCCGCCACCGAGATGCCCATGGCGGCCTCGCGGAGCGAGCTGCGCTTCCTCCAGCGCCCCTCGTCCGTGTTGTACATCTCCACCACCTTCAGCGGCAGCTGGTTGGCGCCCACGCCGCCGATCACCATGATCCTCTTGCCCAGCACGGTGACGGCCACGCCGGCCCTGGCCGTGGGCATggcgggcagcgctgcccacTGGTCGGCCTCGGGCGAGTAGACCTCGAAGGAGTCCACGGCGACGCCGTTGTCGTCGCAGCCGCCCACGGCGAACACCTGCCCGCCCGCCTCCACCAGCGTGGAGTAAACCCTGCGGCTGGGCAGCGGCGCCAGGGACTTCCACTGGAAGTCCTTGGTGTTGGGCAGCTCCATGGTGGCCGCCGGGAAGGGGTTggtgctgggaaaaaagagaattccGGAATTGTTGAGGGTGGAGAAGTTCGCCAGGATCGGCCAAGTTCTgccactgagtgccacctccaggaattccttggacacccccaaacccccctgggcagcccttccagccctttccaggaggaaattcctgctggtgtccaacctgagcctccccagcccagcctgaggccgttccctctcctcctgtccctgttccctgggacaagatcccaaatccccccggctgtcccctcctggcaggagttgtgcagagccagaaattccccctgagcctcctttgctccaggctgagcccctgcccagctccctcaggactCTCCAAACCCTTTCCGAACTCCCTCAGGATTGTccaaacccttccccagctccctcaggactctccaaacccttccccatctccattcccttccctggacacgctccagccccaaAATGTTCCCcctgaactgagggaaaaatcccagagTGCAAACCCCaccctggcaggagcagagcggGACCAGAGCTGCCCTCCCACTGCCACCTGTCCCCTTGTGCCACCCCCAGAGCGCCACTCCcgcctgtcccctgtgtcaccGCCACCTTTCAGCGCCTCTCCATCAATCCTGCGGCTCCAGAGCCGCCTCAGCAGCTCACGCAGAGACCGAgcctaaaaataaaacaaaacaaaaagaggtgggaaaacaaaagacaaaaaaaaaaggaaaaaacaaaaagcaagccAGGCGAGAAGGTTGGAGTCTGtttgttctgctgcttcccCGCCCCCAGGTGACTTcaagccaggctctgctccctccgCGCCTGTTTTCCTGCCGGCTGGGGAACCTTTCCTGCTCTCACCCACCGgattcctcctcctcaccttccTCACATCCCCACCCTGAGGAATGCGAACCCCCGGCTCTGCAATCCCGGGGCGGAGAGCTGGGAACCCGCGGTCATTGCTCCATCTCCTCTCTCCTTCATTAAGCGCGATGCAGATGAGCTTAATTAGCGAGAGAGGGCGAAGGGAGAGGGACAAAAGCAGCGCTGGGAGGAAAATCCCTTCCCACCCTTCCCATCCAACCCCGAGCCTCCATAAAATCCGATTAATCCGAGCACggctgtttgtttttattattatttatcatCCCAAATAAATGTTCAGGAGCACACGAAACATAATTTACTGCATGAGGAATTAATAAATAAACGAAGAAATCCTGCTTGGGctgccagcctccagcagcaggagctgctgtgggccCATCCACAATTCCCGGGGCAATTCCAGGAAATTCCCGGCTCCAGGGGGACAAAGGGACACGAAGCCACgataaaaagcagcagcagcagcacatcaaACCTCCCAGAATCCAGGGAAAAAGCAGCGAGCAGCAGCCCagactgctctgccctccctgagcagcatccCCGGGATTTGTGCCCTGGCAGATCCGGGGTTCTGCTCCCTCGGATGATTGATTTCCTTTCCAGGTGAATTTTCATGGATAAACTCACCCTGGCCTGGTTAATTAGCAAAGCAGAGCCAGCTCCCGTTTCCAGGAGCTCGATGGATTTGCGTTCAGACGTTCCTGACCTCTAATCCTTCAAATCCAAACTGCTGGGATGAGACACAAccagcaccagcccagtgcctgccagcagcagaacctGCCTGGGGCCAGGCAATTTCTCCGTCCAAAACTCAGAAATAATTGCCTGAAATGGCCTAAAAATTCCTTTTCGAcatcccagcaggcagagagcGCTTGGAGAGGGATGAGGAATTCTCCAGGCAGGTCCTCCATGGGAATAAAGGAGCAAAGAGCCGGGAATTCTGCTGGAATGCAAACCCCTGCCTGAATTCAGCTGCCTTGGCACACAAAgattctgctcctcttccctcccttgCTATTTAAAGGAAATCAAGGTCAGGCTCACACcctgaattcctgaattccttcGCCTCCAGATCTCCAAAAATCACCTGGATTTCACCGAGAAGCGACACCAGCGCCGTGCTGGGATCTGGCAGAGTTTCCTGAGGCCAAATTCCCCTCCCAGACCCAGGGAATTATCGCCTCATCATCTCAGACTAATTGACATTGGAAATCCAAAGGAAGGAAATTgcggagctggggctgagccctctCCACTCCTTATCCCTGCAGGATGAAATTCCTTGATTCAAGGGTGGAAAGGATGAAATTCCTTGGTTTAAGGATAGAAAGGATTTAATTTCTTCGTTTAAGGATTGAAAGGATGAAATTCCCTGGTTTGAGAAACCCTCCGGGGTCTTTTCCAAGTGGATTTGGAGCATGgatgggcaggggcagcacccccagagAGGGGTCAGGGCTCCAGCGGGATTTCTCCCTGGATATTCCCTCCAAGGAAAACCCATCCCTCATTTTGGAGATCCCCTGGATGTGTGGCATTTATGGACCTGCAATATTTTGGGATTTATCAGAGCCGGGCAGGTGGAATTCCAAGGGATTCATGGGATGAACAGGGGGAGATgtcagagcagctccttccccttcccatcTCTTTTATCTCCAGGATTTGGAAGTTTTGCTGCCCCAGGGTCGAAATTCCAAGGGCTGGAACCCAAATCTGCTCCCATTTGGGAGCGGGGCAGAGCCAGGGTGATGCTCAGAGCCCCCAAACTCGCACCAGGAGCGGGTCAGAcacacccagcccctcctcagcGGGGCACAGAAATCCACTGGGGAAACTTCGGGAAAAAgattcctcctctccccacccGTGTCCCGAGGGAAaaggggctgggaacagccgGGTCCTGGTGCTTTTGCTCCAACCGCGGCAGCTGGGAATGAAAGGAACAGGCTCGGAATTATCAGCCGGGGATTCCTGACCTCCCCCCTCGCCATAGCAACAACCACCCGGAACACcaccacaacaacaacaacaacaacaacaacgaAACCTCACCGGATCCCCGCctctgcctggaaaaaaaaaaccggcaaaaagagcaaaaaaccaCTGGGATGAGAAGAGATTTCATTGTGTGGAGCAGAGCGGCGCTCTGAGCTGTTTTGTACCCCCCGATCCCGAGCATCCTTTGGGATGCGGGAGCGGCTGGGGCCGGTCTGGCCTCCCCCAGGCTTCACCCCTTCCCCCATCCCGGTCCCTCGGGAgcctctgcagcctcctcctgccgGCTGCGATCTCctgaggggagggacaggggctgtggaAGGAAATATTCCCCCACGGGAGCGCGTCAGGGGCGTCACAGCTCCGGGACGGGGGCAAAATCTGCTTCGTTTTTTGAAAGAGCCCAAATCAGCCTTCATTAAAAACCCTGAGTGGGCTGAAAGAACAGCAGAGCAAGGTGAGGTTTGCTCATGTCACAGCTGAGCTCAGGagtttgaatttaatttaaataatgtaatttcatttaattcaaGAGCAAGAACCCACCTGCAAGGGCAAAGGGGCTCCCTTCCCCACCCAGCTCCCACCAGGATCCTAAATCCCCTTCCTCACCCCCAaaagctccctgtgccccagcagctgctctgctgcacgGGTCAAACACAGAAAGGCGTTTCCAAGCCCTCAGGTCTCTCAGGTTGTGTTTCCAGagctcttttttctctttatttcagctgcagagggaatgGGGAGAGCTCGGGCCAGATCACAGCTGGGGGAGGTCACAGCGACCCCATCCCTGCCGGGCCTGGTCTgggagaaaggctggaaaaaggGATTGGGGATGCTGGGaggagaaaagctgaaaatgtggaatttttggggaaaaaagtacGGGAAAAACCCCATCCTTTTCCACAAAAAgtaaggggggggggggggaaattaTCGTTCCCCACCCAATTTTTGGAAGGGAAACACAAACTCCAAGCTTTGTTTGTGGCTGTTCCTGGGGTCCCAAAgcatcccccccccccaaaacgaCCTCGAGTGAGgaattcccttccctccctccttccttgcCCAGGGTTTCTCAGGAATACTCACAGCTCCGCTGGAGCATGGCTGGAAATGCTTCGGATTTTCCCAAATCCTCCGAGCATCCCCTTCCTCCCACTCCCCGCCGGGCTGCGAGCGGCGCCGGGAGCAGCCGGGGCTGGCAATTGCTGCGTGGgaagagagagggggaaaaaaaataataaaataaataaaataaatccgcGTAAATCCAGCGGCGCTGCTGTTCCCCCTCTGGAAGATGTAGGACACTCAGGGCGGGGAGGGTTTCCCCAGCTGGGCTCCTCCTCGGGGCTGTGCGTGCGAATTCCCGGCGTTCCCGATCCATCCCTGAGCCTTTTATGGCTCCCCACGCTCGCACAGGATGTTCTGGAACCGCCGCGCTCCCCGCCCTAAAGCGGCACCGGAGGAATCGCCCGGGGAATTTTGGCCAAAAAAAAATCGGGAAAGACGGAGCTGAGAGGAGGCAGAGATTGTCCGGGAAGGGATGGGTGGATCCCAGGGAAGAGCCCATCCCGTGGATgtcaccccaaaatgggggaaatgggcacggcaagggcagctggggcggcagaaccccaaaattctgctcctgcatcccacagggaGCTCGGAGGAAAGGGATGTTGGAGCCTCTGGAGCTGatccccaaaattctgctcCCTTCAGCTCCCACATCCCACAAGGAGCTTGGAGGAGTGGGGTGTGGGAGCCTTGGGAGCCAATTCCCAAAATTCTACTCCCCACATCCCACAGATTTGGAGGAATAGGACGTTGgagcctctggagctgcttCCCAAAATTTCTTTCCCTGTATCCCAAAAGGAGCTCATGGGAGTGAGATGTTGGAGCCTTTGGAGCTGATTCCCAAAATTTATTCCCCTGCATCCTACAAGGAGCTCACAGGAGAGGGATTTTGGAGccaattcccaaaattctgctCTCAAAGCCCACAAGGAGCTTGGAGGAGCAGGATTTTGGAGCCCTTGGAGCTGATTCCCAAAATTTATTTCCCTGCTTGCCACAAGGAGCTCATGGGACTGAGATGTTGGAGCTTCTGGAGCCAATTCCCAAAATTTCTTTCCCTGTATCCCAAAAGGAGCTCATGGGAGTGAGATGTTGGAGCCTTTGGAGCTGATTCCCAAAATTTATTCCCCTGCATCCTACAAGGAGCTCACAGGAGAGGGATTTTGGAGccaattcccaaaattctgctccctgcagctcccacgtCCCACAGGGAGCTTGGAGGAGAGGGATGTTGGAGCCCTTGGAGCTGATTCCCAAAAtcctgctcccaaatcccacaagGAGCTTGGAGGAGCAGGATTTTGGAGCCTTTGGAGCTGATTCCCAAAATTCTGCTCCCACATCCCACAAGGAGCTTGGAGGACTGGGATGTTGGAGccaattcccaaaattctgctCTCAAATCCCACAAGGAGCTTGGAGGAGCAGGATTTTGGAGCCCTTGGAGCTGATTCCCAAAATTTATTTCCCTGCTTGCCACAAGGAGCTCATGGGACTGAGATGTTGGAGCTTCTGGAGCCAATTCCCCAAATTTATTTCCCTGCATCCCACCAGGAGCTCAGAGCGGAGGAATGCTGAACCCTTTGGAGCTGATTCCCAAAATTCTGCTCCCACATCCCACAAGTTGCTCGGAGGACTGGGATGTTGGAGCCAATTCCCAAAACTCTGCTCTCACATCCCTCAAACTCACAGGAGTGGGATTTTGGACCCTTTGGAGCCAATTCCCAAAATTCTTCTCCCACAAGGAGCTCAGAGGAGCGGGATTTTGGATCCTTTGGAGCTGATTCCCAAAATTTCTCTCCCTGCATCCCACAAGGAGCTTGGAGGAAAGGGACGTTGGAGCCTCTGGGGccaattcccaaaattctgctCCTTGCATCCCACAAATTCAGAGGAGCAGGATTTTGGATCCTTTGGAGCTGATTCCCAAAATCCTGCTCCCACATCCCACAAGGAGCTCACAGGAGAGGGATTTTAGACCCTTTGGAGCCCATTCCCAAAATTTCTCTCCCTGCACCCCACAAGGAGCTCAgaggagcaggatttgggagCCTTTGGAGCCCATTCCCACCCTGCCACCCATCCCAGGATTTTGCTTCCCTGACCTGGTTCTCTCCAAAGCTGTTAAAATCATCTTTTTCTCCTCAAAGTGCTGCAGAATAACTTTGTGGAAAAATCTTTCAaggatttattattattattattatttttggtgCTGCTtcaaaaaagcagattttttgttTACCTCACCCTGCTTGGGAATGATAAAGGAAGTGTTGAtgttaaagggaaaaataaattattaacagTCCTGAAAATCGATGAAATCCCTGCAATTCCACATCTGTTTCCATGGGAACAGCAGGAGAGGTGCAGGAATTCCTGCAGATGACACCAGGGAGGTTTTAATTCCCGGctttaattccctttttctcACCTGTGGCACCTCAGGCTGAGCCAATTCCATCCCAAAATCATTCCTGggatgggaaagggggaaagagctgaaggaggaagaaaaatgtggggggaaataggaaaaatcagctggggaaatggagaaaaagggGCTTTGGTTGGTATTTTCTTCTTGAagaaataatagtaataatgataatgatgatgCTAAtataaagtaattattttaattaatctaacagcaataattttaataacaatctaaaataatatattatatataattttaataataatttttaaaaataatgttgtaggtaaagagggaaaatggatttttttttgtggctaaagagggaaaacagggattttGTTGTGccagcaaggagaaaaatacaGGGGATGGGAGATCCCTCATTTTTCCCAGCGATTTTTCAAGCTGACAGTTAATTAAGGAGTTAATTAAGGAATTTTTCAGTGCAGGCAGTGCCTTAATCCGTGCAGACAGGAGCCCAGAACTCTGGGATTTCTCCATCAGATTTTCACCCGTGGGGAGAAATCcaccagctgtgcctgcccgAGTGACAAACACGGGGAGACAGCgctccaggcaggcaggagctggggaaaacagggaaaaagggaaaaacaaccccaaaaaccatcccagaaacaccacaaaacccaccacaaaaccatcccaaaaccaTTCTAAAACCTgtcccaaaaaccaccccaaaaccatctCAAGCCCCCTCCCAAAACCACCcctaaaaccaccccaaaaccatctcaaacaccaccccaaacccctcccaaaaccacccctaaaaccaccccaaaaccgtCTCAAAACCACgccaaaaaccacccaaaaaccaccccaaaaccatctcaaaaccacccccaaaaccacccaaaaccatcccaaaaccatccccaaaaccacccaaaaccatTCCAAAACCATCCCCATAACCACCCAAAACCAttccaaaaccaccccaaaaaccaccctaaaaccctcccaaaaccatcccaaacaccaccccaaaaccctcccaaaaccaCTCCTAAAACCACCCGAAAACCGTCTCAAAACCACgccaaaaaccacccaaaaaccacccaaaaaccaccccaaaaccgtCTCAAAACCATgccaaaaaccacccaaaaaccaccccaaaaccatctCAAACACCACCCTAAAACcctcccaaaatcaccccaaaaaccaccccaaaaccatctcaaaaccaccccaaaaccatctcaaaaccaccccaaaaaccacccccaaaaccaccccaaaaaccacccccaaaaccaccccaaaaaccacctcAAAACTCATCCTaaaaccctcccaaaaccatcgcaaaaaccaccccaaacaccACCCAAACACCACCCAAAAAgtaccccaaaaaccacctcaaaaccatcccaaaaccacctcaaaaccaccccaaacctcccaaaaaccaccacaaacaccacgcaaaaaccaccccaaaaccatcacaaaaatcaccccaaaacctccccaaaaactatcccaaaaccaccccaaacaccACCAGAGCTTTTTCACCCAACTCTGTTCAATCTTagaaaatcccataaaatctgatttttacaCCGATTTTCCcgcccagctgctcctggcccttaTCTCTGCCATCAATGATTAACCCTGAGGAGCAAAGTCCCTCTGgcctctctccttttccttttggctCATTCCCAAACCAAACTCCAGGATAAATCCAGGGGATTTTCTGCCCCGCTCTGGGATTTATGACCAGGAAGGGGATGCAGGGAATGAgcccaaaaaattaaatttaattaattaaattaaattgtattaataaataaattaatattaattattaattaagaaataaatatttattaattgcTACCcaataaattcaatttaaattcCTATATTGAATCTAAATGGATATATAAAAATAGAgataagtatttttaattttttatttaaatatatattatttatatattatatattattattatatagaataattttatttatttatttggttatGTTATATTGTATTATGTTATGTTACATTAATAATATGATTTGATTgatctattctattctattctattctattctattctattctattctattctatattatttataatctttcttcccaccctgccctctttcaggggggcaaaaatgaaatgcaaggAGATCCCACAGAAGCTGGGGCGCTGTGCTCACCCCCATATCTGCAGCATCGCAGCctgaaccccccaaaacccctgaatCAAAGCCTGAAAAATTCCCTTTCATcacaaattttttaatttttagggtTTTCTTTCCCCGCGGTGGAAAAGGGAGCCCCAACCGGGGCCCTGACCCCGACGTGATTCGAACACGCAGCCTTCTGATCTGGAGTCAGACGCGCTACCGTTGCGCCACGAGGTCCCGGCAGCGCCACCGCCGCCCATGCTGTTAAACCCTCAGCGCCGCCCCCGTGCTGACTCCTGCTACATATCGGGGACTCTCCGTACACCGGGAATTCTCTGCACATTGGAGGCTCCGCGCTCCGGACGCTCCGGTTTTCCCGGGACGGTCCCGGGGCAGCGGCCGCGCCGCCCTGAGGGCTCCGGTCCCGCCCGCCGCGCTGGCCACgccccctgcccacagctccaCGTGTGGGCTGTACCACCCGCAGAGGGGCGGAGGGGTGGAGAGACCGCGCCAGCTGCGCCCTGCAGCAGAGCGGAGGACaaatcccccccccccgcccgcgGTGGGCTGCGCGGGTTTAAAGGGGCCGCGCACGGAGAGGGGCCCGGGACGTGCGGAGAGCTGGGGGCGTTCTCAGCCTGCTGGAACCCAGGGCTTTATGTATTGTTTATATAATAaatctattctattctattctattctattctaatttatttatttatttatttctaataatttaattattaataaaataattattataatatataatatacaataatatacaatatatagtACATAATAAATATACTATCTAAAACATATAGagtgtatatataatatatataatatatataattatatctattatatataatagatataattatacataatatatataattatacattatatatgtttttatatgtaatatatattatatattatatacaataattatatataatcaTGTATTCTATATTAATAatgatattatatataatatatattatgcaaaataattatagaaaaataaataaataaata
Encoded proteins:
- the KLHDC8A gene encoding kelch domain-containing protein 8A isoform X2, producing MELPNTKDFQWKSLAPLPSRRVYSTLVEAGGQVFAVGGCDDNGVAVDSFEVYSPEADQWAALPAMPTARAGVAVTVLGKRIMVIGGVGANQLPLKVVEMYNTDEGRWRKRSSLREAAMGISVAAKDYRVYAAGGMGSDLRPHNFLQHYDVLKDIWVSLAAMPTPRYAATSILRGTKIYVLGGRQSKYAVNAFEVFDTDTRSWSRFPNIPTKRAFSSFVPTEEKLFSLGGLRQGRLYRQPKFMRTVDVFDLEQGGWMKMERSCYLKKRRADFVAGYLRGRVVVAGGLGNQPSVLESAEAFHPEKNKWESLPPMPTPRCACSSIVLRDCLLAVGGVSQGLSTAVEALCLSDS
- the KLHDC8A gene encoding kelch domain-containing protein 8A isoform X1, translating into MELPNTKDFQWKSLAPLPSRRVYSTLVEAGGQVFAVGGCDDNGVAVDSFEVYSPEADQWAALPAMPTARAGVAVTVLGKRIMVIGGVGANQLPLKVVEMYNTDEGRWRKRSSLREAAMGISVAAKDYRVYAAGGMGSDLRPHNFLQHYDVLKDIWVSLAAMPTPRYAATSILRGTKIYVLGKEQPCLLLSCFPFLLHPFSFFSFLFLPFSSLFFSILPFPLPSFSFLSPSFSLIFVPFSSLSFLLLHFFPFASFCILSLPPIPSPFQFPPHFNSFSISTPSLSTSFHSNSLYTSIPSPLQFHLLFNSLSISIPSNSIPSPFQFPLLSYSLSFPIPSSFHFPLHFNSLSISIPSPLQLLLHFNFPSVPIPSPPQGEGNPSTPSTPSRFSTRTRAPGAGSPTFPPKEPSPASCPPRRSSSASGGCARAGSTGSPSS